A stretch of Candidatus Sphingomonas phytovorans DNA encodes these proteins:
- a CDS encoding glycosyltransferase family A protein: protein MTGPAISVVMAAYNGAGLIVETLETLKAQSFGDFEVIIVDDCSTDDTIAVIRGFDDPRIRLIAAEKNQGVVASRNRGFVEARGRYIAALDHDDLCHPQRFAKQVAYLEANPETVLVGTAASILENGVVLPGSLAPVTTPALVEWLLRIENPLVWSSVMIRGDAARKLDPFTRPDMVFAEDYDLYHRIGRLGRIARLDEELVTYRRHTGGASQRHIDAMTGRATDVLTEAYAGLFGDDARATADLVVRHVMGQRPVPDRATFRRLGDALVTLQDDFLATHRPDPNSRSLIRWETARRWARIGRIGLRTGQLDLGDAVAVRPDHLGLGYAGIDDLVMSRLVGTARSVQRKLAARAAS, encoded by the coding sequence ATGACCGGCCCCGCGATCAGTGTCGTCATGGCTGCCTATAATGGCGCCGGCCTGATCGTGGAGACGCTCGAAACGCTGAAGGCACAAAGCTTCGGCGATTTCGAGGTGATCATCGTCGACGATTGCTCGACCGACGACACCATCGCGGTGATTCGCGGCTTCGACGATCCCCGCATCCGGCTGATCGCGGCGGAGAAGAACCAGGGTGTGGTCGCCTCGCGCAACCGCGGATTCGTCGAGGCGCGCGGGCGTTATATCGCGGCGCTGGACCATGACGATCTCTGCCATCCGCAGCGTTTCGCCAAGCAGGTCGCCTATCTCGAGGCGAATCCCGAAACCGTGCTGGTCGGCACCGCCGCCTCGATCCTGGAAAATGGCGTGGTCCTGCCGGGATCGCTCGCCCCCGTCACGACGCCGGCACTCGTCGAATGGCTGTTGCGGATCGAGAATCCACTGGTCTGGTCGTCAGTGATGATCCGCGGCGACGCGGCGCGGAAACTCGACCCGTTCACCCGGCCGGACATGGTCTTCGCCGAGGATTACGACCTCTACCACCGGATCGGCAGGCTGGGCAGGATCGCCCGGCTCGACGAGGAACTGGTGACGTATCGCCGCCACACCGGCGGCGCCTCGCAGCGCCATATCGATGCGATGACCGGCCGGGCGACCGACGTGCTGACCGAGGCCTATGCTGGCCTGTTCGGCGACGATGCCAGGGCGACCGCCGACCTGGTGGTCCGGCACGTCATGGGCCAGCGTCCCGTACCCGACCGCGCGACCTTCCGGCGGCTCGGCGACGCGCTGGTCACCCTGCAGGACGATTTCCTCGCGACTCACCGCCCCGACCCGAACAGCCGAAGCCTGATCCGCTGGGAGACCGCGCGCCGCTGGGCACGGATCGGGCGGATCGGGCTGCGCACCGGCCAGCTCGACCTGGGTGACGCCGTCGCGGTGCGGCCCGACCATCTCGGGCTTGGCTATGCCGGGATCGACGATCTGGTGATGTCCCGGCTGGTCGGCACCGCCCGGTCGGTGCAGCGCAAGCTGGCAGCGCGCGCCGCAAGCTGA
- a CDS encoding TonB-dependent receptor — protein sequence MNLAIRSAVLLAGSAFAALATASAWAQEAPAASPQDNAAADESAELAKDIVVVGSQIRGSSVTAALPVTVIDAKQIDATGALTGDDLIRAIPQMGDVTFNPSNNPQTSNAARGDVNSINLRNLGVGNTLVLLNGRRLVSHPVSQAGEGNVPVLGFNSNSLPVAGIERLEVLRDGAAAIYGADAVAGVVNTVTKSDYRGVSIDGRFGFAEGTHRKEYQITGFAGTDFAQGRGNVSLYLDYTRRTAQLSGDEAYTATNDLRPLFANNPAFAANANPDGRATQSPWANLAVVGGPGTIRRGTTALTSSTGLFHSQSALDPGCVYTISTDTCFGTGTRATSTTLRNERFDNAVDTTVSPRISRFNSFLSAHYDVSDSLTLYTELGYYRAQSHAIQPPTINLNAIVVPASNYWNPFGAAVFANGTVNPNRIPGLTNVPAAGLPVRLSTYRFVDTGPQYVDVTNSQSRFLAGARGKIGSFDFDTAFLYSEAIATDLSDAINMTRLQQSLALSTPDAYNPFSGGCSANPSVGDCSPSSKAAIDAIRFKLRRHDKTTLALGDFKVSNGHLFALPGGDVGIAAGVEGRRETQRDDRDPNLDGSIQFVDAVTGEVSVSNVAAVSPTPSTRGDRFVASAFGELAVPLVSPDMNIPLVRRLDLQLAGRYEHYSDFGSVAKPKVAAAWDIIDGLRLRGSWSQGFRAPNLEQTKTVQYSRLSSSSVINQDFYRCEADVRKATIANFNTCTRNISYTILISGNPDLKPEDSTNWTVGAVIEPKFIPRRFGRLTLTADFWSIHQVGIVGQFGAQNALVLDYLLRLQGSSNPNVIRAAVTPDDTAVFAGSGLAPAGAILQIKDQFTNLLPQTVQGVDLALLYRIDHTGIGDFDLNINAARLTRYARENPPMVQTLFDARAAGTINAATPLTDGSDLIEVRGKPKWRVTGSLTWTLGQVQLGGFANYTSDVNDTNFLDSSGNPYVIQGQTIFNLYAQYRFKGGALNDTRIRIGARNLFDKQPPITADGYFGSLYNPYGRYWYVSVGKKF from the coding sequence ATGAACCTTGCAATCCGATCGGCGGTGCTGCTCGCCGGTAGCGCTTTCGCGGCACTTGCGACGGCCAGCGCCTGGGCGCAGGAGGCGCCCGCTGCATCGCCGCAGGACAATGCTGCGGCTGATGAGTCAGCGGAGCTCGCCAAGGACATCGTCGTCGTCGGGTCGCAGATCCGCGGCTCGAGCGTCACCGCCGCGCTTCCCGTCACCGTGATCGACGCGAAGCAGATCGACGCGACCGGCGCGCTTACCGGCGACGACCTGATCCGCGCCATCCCGCAGATGGGCGACGTCACCTTCAACCCGTCGAACAACCCGCAGACCAGCAACGCGGCGCGCGGCGACGTCAATTCGATCAACCTGCGCAACCTCGGCGTCGGCAATACGCTGGTCCTGCTCAACGGCCGCCGCCTCGTCTCGCATCCGGTGAGCCAGGCCGGCGAGGGCAATGTCCCCGTTCTCGGCTTCAACTCCAACTCGCTGCCGGTCGCCGGGATCGAGCGGCTCGAGGTGCTGCGCGACGGCGCGGCGGCGATCTACGGTGCCGATGCGGTGGCGGGCGTGGTCAACACCGTGACCAAGAGCGATTATAGGGGCGTTTCGATCGACGGGCGCTTCGGCTTCGCCGAGGGCACGCATCGCAAGGAATATCAGATCACCGGTTTCGCCGGCACCGATTTCGCCCAGGGTCGCGGCAATGTGTCGCTCTATCTCGATTATACCCGGCGCACCGCGCAACTTTCCGGGGACGAGGCCTATACCGCGACCAACGATCTGCGCCCGCTCTTCGCGAATAATCCCGCTTTTGCCGCCAACGCGAATCCGGACGGCCGCGCGACCCAGTCGCCCTGGGCGAACCTCGCGGTCGTCGGCGGCCCCGGCACGATCCGGCGCGGCACGACAGCGCTCACCAGCTCGACCGGTCTCTTCCATTCCCAGTCGGCGCTCGATCCGGGCTGCGTCTATACGATCAGTACCGATACCTGTTTCGGTACCGGCACGCGCGCCACCAGCACGACGCTGCGCAACGAACGTTTCGACAACGCGGTCGACACCACCGTCTCGCCGCGGATCAGCCGGTTCAACAGCTTCCTGAGCGCGCATTACGACGTCTCCGACTCGCTCACGCTCTATACCGAACTCGGCTATTACCGCGCGCAGAGCCACGCCATCCAGCCGCCGACGATCAACCTCAACGCGATCGTCGTTCCGGCGAGCAATTACTGGAATCCGTTCGGCGCGGCGGTCTTCGCCAACGGCACGGTCAATCCCAACCGAATCCCCGGGCTGACCAACGTGCCCGCCGCCGGCCTGCCGGTGCGGCTGTCGACCTATCGCTTCGTCGATACCGGTCCGCAATATGTCGATGTAACCAATTCCCAGTCGCGCTTCCTCGCCGGGGCCAGGGGCAAGATCGGCAGCTTCGATTTCGACACCGCGTTCCTCTATTCGGAGGCGATCGCGACCGATCTGTCGGACGCGATCAACATGACCAGGCTTCAGCAGAGCCTCGCGCTCTCGACGCCGGATGCGTATAATCCCTTCAGCGGCGGCTGCTCGGCCAACCCGAGTGTCGGCGATTGCTCGCCCTCGTCGAAGGCGGCGATCGATGCGATCCGCTTCAAGCTGCGCCGGCACGACAAGACCACGCTGGCGCTGGGCGACTTCAAGGTCTCCAACGGCCATCTCTTCGCCTTGCCCGGTGGTGATGTCGGCATCGCTGCGGGCGTCGAGGGCCGCCGCGAGACTCAGCGCGACGATCGCGACCCGAACCTCGACGGGTCGATCCAGTTCGTCGATGCCGTGACCGGAGAGGTCTCGGTCAGCAATGTCGCGGCGGTCAGCCCGACGCCGTCGACCCGGGGCGATCGCTTCGTCGCCTCCGCCTTTGGCGAGCTCGCGGTGCCGCTGGTCTCGCCGGACATGAACATCCCGCTTGTCCGCCGCCTCGACCTCCAGCTTGCCGGCCGGTACGAGCATTACAGCGATTTCGGCTCGGTCGCGAAGCCGAAGGTCGCCGCCGCCTGGGATATCATCGACGGCCTGCGCCTGCGCGGTTCCTGGTCGCAGGGCTTCCGCGCGCCGAACCTCGAACAGACGAAGACGGTGCAATATTCGCGGCTCAGCTCGAGCAGCGTGATCAACCAGGATTTCTATCGCTGCGAAGCTGATGTGCGCAAAGCGACCATCGCCAATTTCAATACCTGCACGCGCAACATCAGCTACACCATCCTGATCAGCGGCAATCCCGACCTGAAGCCCGAGGACAGCACCAACTGGACGGTGGGCGCGGTGATCGAGCCGAAGTTCATCCCGCGGCGCTTCGGCCGGCTGACCTTGACGGCTGATTTCTGGTCGATCCACCAGGTCGGCATCGTTGGCCAGTTCGGCGCGCAGAATGCTCTGGTGCTCGATTATCTCCTTCGCCTGCAGGGATCGAGCAACCCCAATGTCATCCGTGCCGCGGTGACGCCGGACGACACGGCGGTGTTCGCCGGATCGGGTCTCGCGCCGGCCGGGGCGATCCTCCAGATCAAGGATCAGTTCACCAACCTACTGCCGCAGACGGTGCAAGGTGTCGATCTCGCCTTGCTCTACCGCATCGACCATACCGGGATCGGCGATTTCGATCTCAACATCAACGCGGCGCGGCTGACCAGATATGCCCGAGAGAATCCGCCGATGGTCCAGACGCTGTTCGATGCGCGCGCTGCGGGCACGATCAACGCGGCGACCCCGCTGACTGACGGCAGCGACCTGATCGAGGTTCGCGGCAAGCCGAAATGGCGGGTCACCGGATCGCTTACCTGGACTCTCGGCCAGGTGCAGCTCGGCGGGTTCGCCAATTACACCAGCGACGTGAACGACACCAATTTCCTGGATTCGTCGGGCAACCCCTATGTCATCCAGGGCCAGACGATCTTCAATCTCTACGCGCAATATCGCTTCAAGGGCGGCGCGCTGAACGATACGCGGATCCGGATCGGCGCGCGCAACCTGTTCGACAAGCAGCCGCCGATCACCGCTGACGGCTATTTCGGGTCGCTCTACAACCCCTATGGCCGCTACTGGTACGTATCGGTCGGCAAGAAGTTCTGA
- a CDS encoding DegT/DnrJ/EryC1/StrS family aminotransferase — protein MHRFPLIAPNPPRLSEHLDALKRVEQSGVFSNNGPEVRAFEAEANEHLFGGHGATLAVANATLGLIVAIREAAGTGAPGRFALMPALTFAATAQAALWAGLTPLICDIDPEDWGACPAAEERLLRHYGDRIGVIVPYATFGNAIDLDRYAWLQRRHGIGVVVDAAASLGTIDDCGLGFGADAPFAVVYSMHATKTFAVAEGGLVHSGDVRQVEALRAMINFGFESGRSATVPGINAKLPEVLAIMARAKLTEIDSICDNRAAIEDAYKASLTGMTFQRVSGRRRASQFMPVVLPEEQIGRRESITAGLAKAGIGCGRYFSPHLGEQPLFGSVATIEPTPVADSISARLLSLPVTDAMTPADAETIAGVFNSLSAPRAHARAAAAMPIASMLLVGGGPAGTALLTAATKQGLLPQLAQSGLVVVERENAIGGGRIGRYAINSDSTATTFLSAVKDNVHPEIAAIANGPIGRAVAKHVGIDGVPLVEAGRLVRATGDRLAGIVTANGGSVLTGHEVIGTVRTREGLWRTTLRRLSDGTTVERLSSSVVIATGGHQPLDRLAAQQVAGVSLVSEVGDRLIQSDEVLAEGGMDKLGDLLSGKRNPRIAVIGGSTSALATIVLLLKSRPALPFGAGGVTLLHRRPLRPFYHSVEAAHAEGFTDFGPDDICPVSGFVYRLAGFRLEARELVLRMLQVDGRAPDPRVAIHQVTGDDDLAARAHLAEADLVIAALGYRPRALPVSDASGVPIPLAAQSGAPMVDRHCRVCDAHGAPIAGLYGIGLAAGFVPWGTLGGETSFRGQANGLWQWQNDVGLMIVNQVLDTGERAVA, from the coding sequence ATGCATCGCTTCCCGCTCATCGCCCCCAACCCGCCGCGTCTCAGCGAGCATCTCGACGCATTGAAGCGGGTCGAGCAATCGGGCGTGTTCAGCAACAACGGCCCCGAGGTCCGCGCCTTCGAGGCCGAGGCCAACGAGCATCTGTTCGGCGGCCATGGCGCGACCCTCGCCGTCGCCAATGCGACGCTTGGCCTGATCGTCGCGATCCGCGAGGCGGCCGGAACCGGCGCGCCCGGGCGGTTCGCCCTGATGCCGGCGCTGACCTTCGCCGCGACGGCGCAGGCCGCGCTCTGGGCCGGGCTGACCCCGCTGATCTGCGATATCGACCCGGAGGACTGGGGCGCCTGCCCGGCCGCCGAAGAACGGCTCCTGCGTCACTATGGCGACCGGATCGGCGTGATCGTGCCTTATGCGACCTTCGGCAACGCGATCGACCTGGATCGCTATGCCTGGCTGCAACGCCGTCACGGAATCGGCGTGGTGGTCGACGCAGCCGCCTCGCTCGGCACGATCGACGATTGCGGCCTCGGCTTCGGCGCCGATGCGCCGTTCGCGGTGGTCTATTCGATGCACGCCACCAAGACCTTCGCGGTGGCGGAGGGCGGCTTGGTCCATTCGGGCGACGTCAGGCAGGTCGAAGCGCTCCGCGCGATGATCAATTTCGGGTTCGAAAGCGGGCGCAGCGCCACCGTGCCGGGCATCAACGCCAAATTGCCGGAGGTCCTGGCCATCATGGCACGGGCCAAGCTGACCGAGATCGATTCGATCTGCGACAATCGCGCTGCGATCGAGGACGCCTATAAGGCATCGCTGACGGGCATGACCTTCCAGCGCGTTTCCGGGCGCCGCCGGGCGAGCCAGTTCATGCCGGTGGTGCTGCCCGAGGAGCAGATCGGACGTCGCGAATCGATCACCGCCGGCCTGGCCAAGGCGGGCATCGGCTGCGGACGCTATTTCAGCCCGCATCTGGGCGAGCAGCCCCTGTTCGGCTCGGTGGCGACGATCGAGCCGACGCCCGTCGCCGATTCGATTTCCGCGCGCCTGCTGTCGCTACCCGTAACCGATGCGATGACGCCGGCCGATGCGGAAACCATCGCCGGAGTCTTCAACAGCCTGTCAGCGCCCCGCGCCCATGCCCGCGCGGCAGCCGCCATGCCGATCGCGTCGATGCTGCTGGTCGGCGGGGGCCCCGCCGGTACCGCGCTGCTCACCGCCGCGACCAAGCAGGGCCTGTTGCCGCAACTGGCGCAATCGGGGCTGGTCGTGGTCGAGCGCGAGAACGCGATCGGCGGCGGCCGGATCGGGCGCTATGCGATCAATTCCGACAGCACCGCCACGACCTTCCTGAGCGCGGTGAAGGACAATGTGCACCCGGAGATCGCGGCGATCGCCAACGGCCCGATCGGCCGCGCGGTGGCGAAGCATGTCGGGATCGACGGCGTGCCGCTGGTCGAAGCGGGCCGGCTGGTCCGCGCCACCGGCGACCGGCTCGCTGGCATCGTCACCGCCAATGGCGGATCGGTCCTGACCGGGCACGAGGTGATCGGCACTGTCCGCACCCGCGAGGGCCTGTGGCGGACGACGCTGCGCCGTCTTTCCGACGGGACGACGGTGGAGCGGCTTTCGAGCTCGGTGGTGATCGCGACGGGCGGCCACCAGCCACTCGACCGCCTCGCCGCGCAACAGGTCGCCGGCGTCTCGCTTGTTTCCGAAGTCGGCGACCGGCTGATCCAGTCGGACGAGGTCCTGGCCGAGGGCGGCATGGACAAGCTCGGCGACCTCCTTTCCGGCAAACGCAATCCGCGCATCGCGGTGATCGGCGGATCGACCAGCGCGCTGGCGACGATCGTACTGCTGCTCAAGAGCAGGCCGGCATTGCCGTTCGGCGCGGGCGGGGTCACGCTGCTGCATCGCCGCCCCCTGAGGCCCTTCTATCATTCAGTCGAGGCGGCGCATGCCGAGGGCTTCACCGATTTCGGCCCTGACGACATCTGCCCGGTCAGCGGTTTCGTCTATCGCCTTGCCGGCTTCAGGCTCGAGGCCCGCGAGCTGGTGCTGCGCATGCTTCAGGTCGACGGCCGCGCACCCGATCCGCGCGTCGCGATCCACCAGGTCACCGGCGACGACGACCTGGCGGCGCGCGCGCATCTGGCGGAGGCCGACCTGGTGATCGCAGCGCTCGGCTATCGCCCGCGCGCGCTGCCGGTCAGCGACGCGAGCGGCGTCCCGATCCCGCTCGCCGCGCAGAGCGGCGCGCCGATGGTCGATCGCCATTGCCGCGTCTGCGACGCGCACGGCGCCCCGATCGCCGGGCTCTACGGCATCGGCCTAGCGGCGGGGTTCGTACCCTGGGGCACGCTGGGCGGCGAGACCAGCTTTCGCGGACAGGCCAACGGCCTGTGGCAATGGCAGAACGATGTCGGGCTGATGATCGTCAACCAGGTGCTCGACACCGGCGAAAGGGCCGTCGCATGA
- a CDS encoding PEP-CTERM sorting domain-containing protein has product MGKIGFLVAASLATLAPVAAVARAQVQAPPVARAATKTILFVGNSFTQGAHSAVRRYRTDTVTDLTGDGTGGVPAIFKLMAQQAGLSYEVSLETQGGKGLDFHYETRRALLDRKWDIVVLQDFSTLDRARPGDPGLLLRYSGLFASMFRQRNPAVRIELNSTWSRADETYLPKGHWYGKPIAAMALDLRAGANLALANRSVDGIIAVGEAWNRAFAEKVADPNPYDGIDFGKLDLWTYDQYHGSVAGYYLEALMIFGKVTGRDPRILGAKERAADDLGLSEGQAVALQNVAFRQIEAEKTQR; this is encoded by the coding sequence ATGGGCAAGATCGGTTTCCTGGTGGCAGCGTCGCTTGCGACACTGGCGCCCGTCGCCGCCGTCGCCAGGGCGCAGGTGCAGGCCCCGCCGGTGGCGCGGGCGGCGACGAAGACCATCCTGTTCGTCGGCAACAGCTTTACCCAGGGCGCGCATTCGGCGGTGCGGCGCTACCGCACCGACACCGTCACCGATCTCACCGGTGACGGCACCGGCGGCGTGCCAGCGATCTTCAAGCTGATGGCCCAGCAGGCGGGCCTCTCCTACGAGGTCAGCCTTGAGACTCAGGGCGGCAAGGGGCTGGATTTCCATTACGAGACCAGGCGCGCGCTGCTCGACCGCAAATGGGACATCGTGGTGCTGCAGGATTTCAGCACGCTCGATCGGGCGAGGCCGGGCGATCCGGGGCTGTTGCTGCGCTATTCCGGCCTGTTCGCGAGCATGTTCCGCCAGCGCAATCCAGCCGTGCGCATCGAGCTGAACTCGACCTGGTCGCGCGCCGACGAGACCTATCTGCCCAAGGGCCATTGGTACGGCAAGCCGATCGCCGCGATGGCGCTCGACCTGCGCGCCGGGGCCAATCTGGCGCTGGCGAACCGCTCGGTCGACGGGATCATCGCGGTAGGCGAGGCCTGGAACCGGGCCTTTGCCGAAAAGGTCGCCGATCCCAATCCCTATGACGGGATCGATTTCGGCAAGCTCGATCTGTGGACCTACGACCAGTATCACGGGAGCGTCGCCGGCTATTATCTCGAAGCCCTGATGATCTTCGGCAAGGTGACCGGGCGTGACCCACGGATACTCGGGGCAAAGGAAAGGGCGGCGGACGATCTCGGCCTGTCGGAAGGGCAGGCGGTCGCGCTCCAGAATGTGGCCTTCAGGCAGATCGAGGCGGAGAAGACCCAGCGCTGA